Within Buteo buteo chromosome 10, bButBut1.hap1.1, whole genome shotgun sequence, the genomic segment GTAAATATACATTTCAAAGatacaaaaactttaaaataaacaagttaCAGGGATAttaggaagggaagaaaaaaaaaacaccaaacccaaacaactatTCCAAACATATAACACCTTTGAGAAGTTCTACTTTTCGTCATAACTTACGTCATGTTAATTTGGGACGTTAGATATTTCTTAGTTCACAATACATTTGTAATTTAATGATTGCATTCATAATACCTGATACTGATAAAGGATGAAACAAGGTTGCAAGGGTGTTGTATGTTATTAAGAAATGTATGTCATTGTGTTTCTTAATTGTAACTTTAATTCCACGTTTCCTAGTGAGAGTGCACTTTCTTCTGATATAAATGGctgtattttcaatatttttcttttaacccaTGTAGTAAGCCTTTTTATGTGCCTTTGCTGTACCTATTTGGGATATAAATAGCTTGTATTTGATATTAACTAAAATCATTACTTTATCTGATACTATTTTCAATCTTGTGACACTTCCTCTTGCCAATCAGATATAGACTGTGTTTTCTTGCAACCACTCAGTTTTGTTCAGAGACCCGGATGGGAGGACTAGAAAATACATGTGaagaaatgtcattatttttcccctctaggAGACtttgggaattatttttttcttactactgCTTATGAAAAATCCATtagaaattagtattttaattctGGTGCAAGGCCGTTCCTAAGAGCTATATTTAAGGTtcttaaaaaattttatttactgtcttTAAAACCCAGGTTGACGGATATACACACTTATATACTTTGATTATAAGGCCAGATCAGACTTATGAAGTAAAAATTGATAACGAAGTGGTTGCATCTGGCAACTTAGAAGATGATTTAGATTTTTTGCCACCAAGGAAAATTAATGATCCAACAGTGAGGAAACCCGCTGACTGGGATGATCGAATCCAAATTGATGACCCAAATGACATTAAACCTGAGGTAATTTTCTCTCCTTATTCTGCGTTACAGGATTTAATTTCTACTGAACACACGTTTGATATAGTTGAATTCTGCActagttttgctttcttaatcTTCCTGTGTCTTTTTAAAGGATTGGGATGAACCTGAATACATTATGGACACTAGTGCTGAGAAACCTGAAGGCTGGGATGATGCTGCGAATGGAGAATGGCATTATCCTATGGTCAAGAATCCTCTATACAGAGTATAAATAATCTTGTATACAGAGTATAAATAATCTTGCAATCCTAGTTATGGATAACACTTAAAGCAACTTTTCTGTGCCTGACTGTATTCAGAACATGTCATTTATCCTAGGGGGAATGGAAACCAAGGCAGATTGATAACCCAAATTATAGAGGAGTTTGGCCTCATCCACAGATTGACAATCCAAATTACTCACCAGACTCCAGCATCTATAGCTATGAAAATATTAGCATCATTGGACTAGATATCTGGCAGGTAAGATGCCTTTACTGGAAAGTAAAGAACTTTTCTCTCACTGAGTATATAGCAACCTGTTTCCTTTTGCATATAAACATTATCTATTGTTTGGGGATCTTAAAGACCTATGTCTTTAACTTACTGTTATGTAAATATGTGTACAAAATTGAAAAATCTGTAAGACGCACTGATCTTCTGTTGTAGTTATTGTTTGGATTGTAATCATCTACAGGTAAGCGAGGGGCCTAAATTAGTTTGTGTAACTATTGTAAAGTATGACTTACTCCACCTGATGTGAGGTGCGTAACTGAGGTTTCAAGCAGCTCAGTTACTCCTGACTTACCCAAAGATTAATGAGGAGAAAACTGCCCTCCTGGGTGCCTCTCAGATCTTCCTCTCTCTCAGGTTTCTTGACTAGCCAGTGATGAGACTTAAAACTTTGTAGAAGAGCAGTGAAGTACCTAAAGTTAAAAGAGGTCCTTTACATTCTTGAAAACAGTTGTCCAAAAAGAATTCTTCATcaaattctgggaaaaaaatctaatggGGTTCTTGACATGATTACTCTATATCGAATATATGATACAAAcatattgttaaaaaaagagatgaaagctcttaagaaaacaaagaggcATTCTGTTGtgttcccccccttcctccctaTTCCTTTAAAGGTGAGAGCTGGCACAATTTTTGACAACTTCTTGATAACGGATGATGAGGTTTATGCAGAAGACTTTGGAGACGAAACATGGGGAGAAACGAAGGTAACATGAAACTCTTGTGCCTGTATTAccccattttaaaaatccccTGTCTAATCTGATCAAGAACTTCTTGGTGCATAAAAATTCAGGGTCCTGAAAAGGAAATGAACATAAAGCAGACTgaggaagagcaggagagagaaagggttacagaagaaaaatacttggagCAACGGTTTAAGAAAAagctagagagaaaaaaagaatctggaAAGGTTAGAGCAGTGAGGAACACTATCGAGAAGGAAGAGCTTTAATTGTTATTTGAAAgaagttcacttttttttttacttaagtcTCTCTATAGATATTTTGGTTGTTAACAGCTTGTTGGAATCTGCAGTAATACAGTTGTattaaaacaggatttttttaaaattcaatgtTAAATTTTGTGACCAGTTTcggttatttttaataaaaataccatAACATAGTTAAATTCTCTATAGaaaggttggtttttttattaactgtATCTTAGCCCTcctaaaatgtattaaaaacacCTCTAATAAAGTACTAGGTTTTGAAAGTGTTCTATACTTTCATGGTTTaatattaaatgtaaaattcatGCTCATTTTTGTTGAGGAAATATCATAATAATCTTTTTATATTTCACTAAAGGGTTCAGCGTGTCAAATGCGTGAAGCATGTTTCACAACATACTCCAGACTAAAGAGGAGATAAGCTTTGCTAAGCTTCTGTAGTAATTGTGCACCTGTCAGAGTTTCAGGGATTACTGCAGCTGCATAGCTGCCGCGAACACACTGTGGCTGCTCTTGGCTGTTCTGCCATTGCTTATCTGCTGATGGAACGTTCTAGCTCTCTGTCTCAGTGTGGGACCTGAGTGACTATAGACAGACAGTCTGTCCACAGATGTGTCCTTAGAAGTTTAAATGTATTCAgacaattttttccccttcaaaaatctgaaatgaacaCATAACAGTGCTTGGAAGCTGTCTTAAAatatactacttttttttttttttcttttcttgtggaGGGGTTGGAATTTGAAACTGAAAGATGTGTCTATTTTTGTCCGACCGGTCTTGTAACTCGCTCATGTAACTTGTTCAGTCACTTCCTTCATCGCTTCTCAGGcccttctcctcttctgcatttccttccccccctgcccctccccaaaCTAATGCTATAAATTTAGCAAAAACTGAAGCCAGACCTCCAAAGCCAATGgttttgcatttacatttcAGCTACCCCGACACTGGCTGAGCAGGGTTTTGTGTGGTAAGGAGATGGGGAGGATCTGTGGAAACCCTGACTTCAGACAGGCCAGTTTCTAGCCTGTGCGGCGACTTGAGGTCAAATTCCTTGGCTTCCGCTTGTCTGAGTGCTGACCCCTGTAGAACAATTCCAATGATGCTGTGGGGTGAAGAACTTTGAAAGCTATTGTAACACACTGGAATGACAGTCGCcctttaccttttttccttaacaaatTCCTGTTGATTTAGCTTTTATATGGCCCCAATGTGATCTAGCCTCGTTCAGACTGCTCTTTTTTTATACCTTGCAGTCAGGGATTTGTTAACTTTGTTGTATTTGATGCTGAATGTTTGATCACAGACCAGAGGAAGCTTAATTTCAGGAGGTCTGTTTTGACAAGGTTTCATGTAATGAAGTAAAATAACTAGGTTTTTCCAGGAGAAAGTCGGTCATCCAGCTAAAAGGTCGATCGGTACCTTGACTCGGTTACCTGGAAGAATATTCCACCGGGCAGCTGCAGCCTTCCCTAGACCTACTTTGTCCGTAACCGTAGGTAGGTCACTGCCAGCTTGGCTGGAGAGAGCCCTGcctgggagagcagagagactgCGGGAAGCAGGGGCGGGACAGCGGGACCAACTCATCGCGCTCGGGAACGACCTGCCGGGCACAGATAAACCCCCGTCGCTTTGTTCCCAGGGTCAAACGCGTCTCCTCAAAGCTTCGCGGCGGCCCACCAaggccccggccccccgcccgcccgcccgcccgccggccgaGGCCAGGCCCAGCGGGGCCCCGCGGTGCCAGGCGCGGCCGGGCGgtctcccgccgccgccgctcgctcCGcctttccccccgccccggccgctgCCCGAATCACGGGAGGAAGATGGCGGCGCTCATCCCCCTCAGCCAGCAGGTaaccggcccggcccggcccgccggcgGCCGGACCCTAGTTgcggggggtgtgggggggggcggccATTTGGCGCCGGTGGTTGAGCGCCGATCGGGGAAGGGGGAGCGGGCCCTTCCCGCTGCGGgtcccccccttctcctccttctcctcctcctcctcctcccgcaggCGGGTGCATCCGGGGCCGGGTCGGCACTGGGGCATAGGCCCTGCCTCTCCCCGCCATCGGGGGGTGGCTCGGCCCGCGGAGGGGAGAGGGTCGGTGCGCGGCGGGAAACAGGCCCTGtgtggggacgggggggacCAGCAGCCCCCGGCTGTCCCCCGCCGTCGGGCCGGGGCTGAGCCTCCCCTGGGCGGGCTCCGGCCGTTTCTGTGGGGGCACAAAAGGCGCTGGCTCCTTCCCCTCACGGAGGCCCCAAGGGCTGTCCCCCGGGGGAAGGGGAACACCGAGGCTTTCTGAATTCTTTCCCTCCCCGAGCTGCAAAAACCCTCCTGGCTCTGAGCTGCGGGGGTTAATGCGGTGCCGGGGGTCTGAGGGCCGggggctgggctgcagggagggatgggggctcGTCGTCTGCTCGGGACTCTCTGACTTGGGTCACGTCaccttgttgtttgttttttttctttgtaacacGGGGTTAATGCCGCCTTCGGCTGTTGGGGTGTCATGACTGTGCTTAATATTTGGGAGGTGCGTGAGTAGCGTAGCCATAGGCGCGGGTACACCGGTAAAAGGACTCAGTCCGTAGGAATGAGGAGGAGGATTTCACCCCTCAGCAGGAGAGAGGGGATTCTGCAGGGGAGACCCTGAACCTTGGAGCTCCTCTCCCACAGGGAGGGTGGCGTGCCTTTTCGAGCTCTGCTTTAATGTTTGGGATCCTTGGGTGgatcatttttgttgttgttacaagttgggtttttttattaatttctcaCCCAAATAATTTAAACCTGAACAGTGTGACCGCTGTTTACTCTTTTCCATACTGCTATGAAGATAGTCAGTTtacttatttcctttaaaacaaaagaaaagcaacgcCACCCCACCACTCCCCAGTGCCTtgaatttaaaactgttttctacACTGTGGCTAGGCCAGCCAGGAATTCAGAACAACAGCTATTGGTagttcaaattatttaaat encodes:
- the CALR3 gene encoding calreticulin-3, whose translation is MLVGGARARVRVRAVAAMAAAGLRGRGGRAPAVVALRLALLLGAALGSARATVYFQEQFLDEVNWQKRWINSEYKADLGKFKLTAGKFYGDPVRDKGLQTSENSKFYAISSRFKPFSNKGKTLVIQYTVKHEQKIDCGGGYVKIFSSDLDQKNLRGDSHYYIMFGPDICGSETKKVHVILNYKNKPHPIKKPIRCKVDGYTHLYTLIIRPDQTYEVKIDNEVVASGNLEDDLDFLPPRKINDPTVRKPADWDDRIQIDDPNDIKPEDWDEPEYIMDTSAEKPEGWDDAANGEWHYPMVKNPLYRGEWKPRQIDNPNYRGVWPHPQIDNPNYSPDSSIYSYENISIIGLDIWQVRAGTIFDNFLITDDEVYAEDFGDETWGETKGPEKEMNIKQTEEEQERERVTEEKYLEQRFKKKLERKKESGKVRAVRNTIEKEEL